Proteins from a single region of Streptomyces vinaceus:
- a CDS encoding M16 family metallopeptidase, with translation MTSRSSRVTARPSSEGRAVARTQTLLKGENGIGTVRRTVLPGGLRIVTETLPSVRSATFGIWAHVGSRDETPTLNGATHYLEHLLFKGTDKRSALDISSAIDAVGGEMNAFTAKEYTCYYARVLDTDLPLAIDVVCDMLTGSLIREEDVDAERGVILEEIAMTEDDPGDCVHDLFAQTMYGDTPLGRPVLGTVDTINALGADRIRRFYKKHYDPRHLVVAAAGNVDHNKVVRQVRAAFEKAGALRNTDAEPIGPRTGTKRIRTSGRVELIDRKTEQAHVVLGMPGLARTDERRWALGVLNTALGGGMSSRLFQEVREKRGLAYSVYSYTSGFADTGLFGVYAGCRPNQVHDVLRICRGELDKVVSEGLTDEEIKRAIGQLSGSTVLGLEDTGAIMNRIGKSELCWGDQMSVDEMLAKIASVTPDDVRAVAADVLAQRPSLAVIGPLKEKQAARLGEAVA, from the coding sequence GTGACGTCGCGTAGTTCCCGTGTGACGGCCCGCCCCTCTTCGGAGGGGCGGGCCGTCGCCCGTACCCAAACCCTCCTCAAGGGCGAGAACGGCATCGGCACCGTCCGGCGCACGGTCCTCCCCGGCGGACTGCGCATCGTCACCGAGACGCTGCCCTCGGTCCGCTCCGCCACCTTCGGCATCTGGGCGCACGTGGGCTCCCGTGACGAGACGCCCACGCTCAACGGTGCCACGCACTACCTGGAGCACCTCCTCTTCAAGGGCACCGACAAGCGCAGCGCCCTCGACATCTCCTCCGCGATCGACGCGGTCGGCGGCGAGATGAACGCCTTCACGGCGAAGGAGTACACCTGCTACTACGCGCGGGTGCTCGACACCGACCTGCCGCTGGCGATCGACGTCGTCTGCGACATGCTCACCGGCTCGCTGATCCGCGAGGAGGACGTCGACGCCGAGCGCGGGGTCATCCTCGAAGAGATCGCGATGACCGAGGACGACCCGGGCGACTGCGTGCACGACCTGTTCGCGCAGACCATGTACGGGGACACCCCCCTCGGCCGCCCGGTCCTCGGCACCGTCGACACGATCAACGCCCTCGGCGCCGACCGGATCCGCCGCTTCTACAAGAAGCACTACGACCCCCGCCACCTGGTCGTGGCCGCGGCGGGCAACGTCGACCACAACAAGGTCGTACGCCAGGTCCGCGCGGCCTTCGAGAAGGCCGGCGCCCTGCGGAACACCGACGCCGAGCCGATCGGCCCGCGCACCGGCACCAAGCGCATCCGCACCTCCGGCCGCGTCGAGCTGATCGACCGCAAGACCGAGCAGGCGCACGTGGTCCTCGGCATGCCGGGCCTCGCCCGCACCGACGAGCGCCGCTGGGCGCTCGGCGTGCTGAACACCGCCCTCGGCGGAGGCATGTCCTCCCGCCTCTTCCAGGAGGTCCGGGAGAAGCGCGGCCTGGCCTACAGCGTGTACTCGTACACCTCGGGCTTCGCCGACACCGGGCTCTTCGGCGTGTACGCGGGCTGCCGCCCCAACCAGGTCCACGACGTACTGCGGATCTGCCGAGGCGAGCTCGACAAGGTCGTCTCCGAGGGGCTCACCGACGAGGAGATCAAGCGGGCCATCGGCCAGCTGTCCGGCTCCACCGTCCTCGGCCTGGAGGACACCGGCGCGATCATGAACCGCATCGGCAAGAGCGAGCTCTGCTGGGGCGACCAGATGTCCGTCGACGAGATGCTGGCCAAGATCGCGTCCGTCACCCCGGACGACGTGCGCGCCGTCGCCGCCGACGTACTGGCCCAGCGGCCGTCGCTCGCGGTGATCGGACCGCTGAAGGAGAAGCAGGCCGCCCGCCTCGGCGAAGCGGTGGCCTGA
- a CDS encoding polyribonucleotide nucleotidyltransferase, with amino-acid sequence MENETHYAEAVIDNGSFGTRTIRFETGRLARQAAGSAVAYLDDDTMVLSATTASKKPKDQLDFFPLTVDVEERQYAAGKIPGSFFRREGRPSEDAILTCRLIDRPLRPSFKKGLRNEIQVVATVMALNPDHLYDVIAINAASASTQLAGLPFSGPIGGVRVALIRGQWVAFPTHTELEDAVFDMVVAGRVLEDGDVAIMMVEAEATEKTIALVKGGAEAPTEEIVAAGLDASKPFIKALCKAQADLAAKAAKPEGEFPVFLDYQDDVYEALAAAVKGDLAQALTIAGKQDREAELDRVKDIAAEKLLPAFEGREKEISAAYRSLTKALVRERVIKDKVRIDGRGITDIRTLAAEVEAIPRVHGSALFERGETQILGVTTLNMLRMEQQLDTLSPVTRKRYMHNYNFPPYSVGETGRVGSPKRREIGHGALAERAIVPVLPTREEFPYAIRQVSEALGSNGSTSMGSVCASTMSLLNAGVPLKAPVAGIAMGLISQEIDGKTHYVALTDILGAEDAFGDMDFKVAGTKEFVTALQLDTKLDGIPASVLAAALKQARDARLHILDVMMEAIDTPDEMSPNAPRIITVKIPVDKIGEVIGPKGKMINQIQEDTGAEITIEDDGTIYIGAADGPAAEAARATINGIANPTMPEVGERYLGTVVKTTTFGAFVSLLPGKDGLLHISQIRKLAGGKRVENVEDVLAVGTKVQVEIAEIDQRGKLSLIPVIDGEAAGDDADKDDSDK; translated from the coding sequence GTGGAGAACGAGACCCACTACGCCGAGGCCGTCATTGACAACGGTTCCTTCGGCACCCGCACCATCCGCTTCGAGACGGGCCGTCTGGCCCGCCAGGCCGCCGGCTCCGCCGTTGCCTACCTGGACGACGACACGATGGTGCTTTCCGCCACCACCGCGTCGAAGAAGCCCAAGGACCAGCTCGACTTCTTCCCCCTGACGGTGGACGTCGAGGAGCGCCAGTACGCGGCCGGCAAGATCCCCGGATCCTTCTTCCGCCGTGAGGGCCGCCCCTCCGAGGACGCGATCCTCACCTGCCGCCTGATCGACCGCCCGCTGCGCCCGTCCTTCAAGAAGGGCCTGCGCAACGAGATCCAGGTCGTCGCCACCGTCATGGCGCTCAACCCGGACCACCTGTACGACGTCATCGCGATCAACGCCGCGTCCGCGTCCACGCAGCTGGCCGGCCTGCCCTTCTCCGGCCCGATCGGCGGCGTCCGCGTCGCGCTGATCCGCGGCCAGTGGGTGGCCTTCCCGACGCACACCGAGCTCGAGGACGCCGTCTTCGACATGGTCGTCGCGGGCCGCGTCCTGGAGGACGGCGACGTCGCGATCATGATGGTCGAGGCCGAGGCCACCGAGAAGACCATCGCCCTGGTCAAGGGCGGCGCCGAGGCGCCGACCGAGGAGATCGTGGCCGCCGGCCTCGACGCCTCGAAGCCCTTCATCAAGGCCCTCTGCAAGGCCCAGGCGGACCTGGCGGCCAAGGCCGCCAAGCCCGAGGGCGAGTTCCCGGTCTTCCTGGACTACCAGGACGACGTGTACGAGGCCCTCGCGGCCGCCGTCAAGGGCGACCTCGCCCAGGCGCTGACCATCGCGGGCAAGCAGGACCGCGAGGCCGAGCTCGACCGCGTCAAGGACATCGCCGCCGAGAAGCTCCTCCCGGCCTTCGAGGGCCGCGAGAAGGAGATCTCCGCCGCCTACCGCAGCCTGACCAAGGCCCTGGTGCGCGAGCGCGTCATCAAGGACAAGGTCCGCATCGACGGCCGCGGGATCACGGACATCCGTACCCTCGCCGCCGAGGTCGAGGCCATCCCGCGCGTGCACGGCTCGGCGCTGTTCGAGCGTGGCGAGACCCAGATCCTGGGCGTCACCACCCTCAACATGCTCCGCATGGAGCAGCAGCTGGACACCCTCTCCCCGGTGACCCGCAAGCGCTACATGCACAACTACAACTTCCCGCCGTACTCCGTCGGTGAGACCGGCCGCGTGGGCTCGCCCAAGCGCCGCGAGATCGGCCACGGCGCGCTCGCCGAGCGCGCCATCGTGCCGGTCCTGCCGACCCGCGAGGAGTTCCCGTACGCGATCCGCCAGGTGTCCGAGGCCCTCGGCTCCAACGGTTCGACGTCCATGGGCTCGGTCTGCGCCTCCACCATGTCGCTGCTGAACGCCGGTGTGCCCCTCAAGGCCCCCGTCGCCGGTATCGCCATGGGCCTGATCTCCCAGGAGATCGACGGCAAGACGCACTACGTCGCCCTCACCGACATCCTCGGTGCGGAGGACGCCTTCGGCGACATGGACTTCAAGGTCGCCGGCACCAAGGAGTTCGTGACCGCCCTCCAGCTGGACACCAAGCTGGACGGCATCCCGGCCTCCGTCCTGGCCGCGGCCCTCAAGCAGGCCCGCGACGCCCGCCTCCACATCCTCGACGTGATGATGGAAGCGATCGACACGCCGGACGAGATGTCCCCGAACGCCCCGCGGATCATCACCGTCAAGATCCCGGTGGACAAGATCGGTGAGGTCATCGGCCCCAAGGGCAAGATGATCAACCAGATCCAGGAGGACACCGGCGCCGAGATCACGATCGAGGACGACGGCACCATCTACATCGGTGCCGCCGACGGCCCGGCCGCCGAGGCCGCCCGCGCCACGATCAACGGCATCGCCAACCCGACCATGCCGGAGGTCGGCGAGCGCTACCTGGGTACGGTCGTCAAGACCACCACCTTCGGTGCCTTCGTCTCCCTGCTCCCGGGCAAGGACGGCCTGCTGCACATCTCGCAGATCCGCAAGCTCGCCGGTGGCAAGCGCGTGGAGAACGTCGAGGACGTGCTCGCGGTCGGCACCAAGGTGCAGGTGGAGATCGCCGAGATCGACCAGCGCGGCAAGCTCTCCCTGATCCCCGTGATCGACGGCGAGGCCGCCGGTGACGACGCTGACAAGGACGACTCCGACAAGTGA
- the dapB gene encoding 4-hydroxy-tetrahydrodipicolinate reductase, which translates to MSSKLRVAVLGAQGRIGSEAVKAVEAAEDMELVAALGRGDKLETLAEAGAQVAVELTTPASVMGNLDFLIGHGIHAVVGTTGWNEERLAQLDTWLAASPQTGVLIAPNFSIGAVLTMKFAAQAARYFESVEVVELHHPNKVDAPSGTATRTAQLIAAARAEAGCAPQPDATATALDGARGADVDGVPVHAIRLRGLLAHQEVLLGGEGETLTIRHDSLHHSSFMPGILLGARRVVQHPGLTFGLENFLDLG; encoded by the coding sequence ATGAGCAGCAAGCTGCGGGTGGCCGTACTCGGCGCCCAGGGGCGCATCGGCTCCGAAGCGGTCAAGGCCGTCGAGGCCGCCGAGGACATGGAGCTGGTGGCCGCCCTCGGCCGCGGCGACAAGCTGGAGACGCTGGCCGAGGCCGGCGCCCAGGTCGCGGTCGAGCTGACCACCCCCGCGTCGGTCATGGGGAACCTCGACTTCCTCATCGGCCACGGCATCCACGCGGTCGTCGGCACCACCGGCTGGAACGAGGAGCGCCTCGCCCAGCTCGACACCTGGCTGGCCGCCTCCCCTCAGACCGGCGTGCTCATCGCCCCGAACTTCTCCATCGGCGCCGTCCTCACGATGAAGTTCGCCGCCCAGGCCGCCCGCTACTTCGAGTCGGTCGAGGTCGTCGAACTCCACCACCCGAACAAGGTCGACGCCCCCTCCGGCACCGCCACCCGCACGGCCCAGCTCATCGCGGCCGCCCGCGCCGAGGCCGGCTGCGCCCCGCAGCCCGACGCCACCGCCACCGCACTCGACGGGGCGCGCGGCGCGGACGTCGACGGGGTCCCGGTGCACGCCATCCGCCTGCGCGGCCTCCTGGCCCACCAGGAGGTGCTCCTCGGCGGCGAGGGCGAGACCCTGACCATCCGTCACGACTCCCTGCACCACAGCAGCTTCATGCCGGGCATCCTGCTCGGCGCGCGGCGCGTCGTGCAGCACCCGGGCCTCACGTTCGGCCTGGAAAACTTCCTCGACCTCGGCTGA
- the rpsO gene encoding 30S ribosomal protein S15: MSLDAATKKQIIAEFGAKEGDTGSPEVQVAMLSKRITDLTEHLKTHKHDHHSRRGLLILVGQRRRLLQYLAKKDIQRFRTLVERLGIRRGAAGVK; this comes from the coding sequence GTGTCGCTCGACGCCGCTACGAAGAAGCAGATCATCGCCGAGTTTGGTGCCAAGGAGGGCGACACCGGCTCCCCCGAGGTCCAGGTCGCCATGCTGTCCAAGCGCATCACGGACCTGACCGAGCACCTCAAGACCCACAAGCACGACCACCACTCCCGTCGTGGTCTGCTGATCCTGGTCGGCCAGCGTCGCCGCCTGCTGCAGTACCTGGCCAAGAAGGACATCCAGCGCTTCCGTACGCTGGTCGAGCGCCTCGGCATCCGCCGCGGTGCGGCCGGCGTCAAGTAA
- the eccD gene encoding type VII secretion integral membrane protein EccD: MSTAATTGFCRVTVVAPDSRIDVALPEDIAVADVYPELLRLTGQTQPVGAPTGFHLVRRDGTVLDGARTLAAQQVLDGEVLSLRPFADSLPPAVFDDVSDAVASAVVRDRHRWSDDMLRGAGLIGAALLLVLLGFVLWYADPVRHDMHGLPGIVAGAAGVLLTAAAGVRARVYRDRGSAVALGLGALPLLLIAGSGIVAAAAGQGPGKLQFLLGCACVLVASVALVALTPNGDAPFVAATFLAATGTLATFLAIVADASATATAAVCAPVAIGLVAFLPGLSARFARLPIGYAAPQSATDEYVDHAGTPDRYETEAYADPSGAEQHDPGAPLDAEAIAAQARRGHEMLLGLVGGCAAVAVGSAAVLGFSDNTWGRLLALATGLAMLLRARLFRYTSQVVCTLVAGLAAVALLILGLALHPPADLVRELVQYHDRGGLDLRTIWLSAAVAAGAALLAGIALVIPRKGLSPFWGRLLDLTEAAVLLSLVPLALAVLDVYARARSLTS, encoded by the coding sequence GTGAGTACGGCCGCAACGACGGGCTTCTGCAGGGTCACCGTCGTGGCTCCCGACAGCCGCATCGACGTCGCCCTCCCCGAGGACATCGCCGTCGCCGACGTCTATCCCGAACTGCTGCGCCTGACCGGCCAGACCCAGCCCGTCGGCGCCCCCACCGGCTTCCATCTGGTCCGCCGCGACGGCACCGTCCTCGACGGCGCCCGCACGCTCGCCGCCCAGCAGGTCCTCGACGGCGAGGTGCTGAGCCTGCGCCCCTTTGCCGACTCGCTGCCGCCCGCCGTCTTCGACGACGTCTCCGACGCCGTCGCCTCCGCCGTCGTCCGCGACCGCCACCGCTGGAGCGACGACATGCTGCGCGGCGCGGGCCTGATCGGCGCCGCCCTGCTGCTCGTCCTGCTCGGCTTCGTCCTCTGGTACGCCGACCCGGTCCGCCACGACATGCACGGCCTGCCCGGCATCGTCGCCGGCGCCGCGGGCGTGCTCCTGACCGCCGCCGCCGGCGTGCGCGCCCGGGTCTACCGCGACCGCGGCTCCGCCGTCGCCCTCGGCCTCGGCGCCCTCCCCCTCCTGCTGATCGCCGGCTCCGGCATCGTCGCCGCCGCGGCCGGCCAGGGACCCGGCAAGCTCCAGTTCCTCCTCGGCTGCGCCTGCGTCCTCGTCGCCTCCGTCGCCTTGGTCGCGCTCACCCCCAACGGCGACGCGCCCTTCGTCGCGGCCACCTTCCTCGCCGCCACCGGCACCCTGGCCACCTTCCTCGCCATCGTCGCCGACGCCTCCGCCACCGCGACCGCCGCCGTCTGCGCCCCCGTCGCCATCGGCCTCGTCGCCTTCCTGCCGGGCCTGTCCGCCCGCTTCGCCCGGCTGCCCATCGGCTACGCCGCCCCGCAGAGCGCGACCGACGAGTACGTCGACCACGCCGGGACCCCCGACCGCTACGAGACCGAGGCGTACGCCGACCCCTCCGGCGCGGAGCAGCACGACCCGGGCGCCCCCCTCGACGCCGAGGCCATCGCCGCCCAGGCCCGCCGCGGCCACGAGATGCTGCTCGGCCTGGTCGGCGGCTGCGCCGCGGTCGCCGTCGGCTCCGCCGCCGTCCTCGGCTTCTCCGACAACACCTGGGGCCGGCTGCTGGCGCTCGCCACCGGGCTGGCCATGCTGCTGCGCGCCCGGCTCTTCCGCTACACCTCCCAGGTGGTGTGCACCCTGGTCGCCGGCCTGGCCGCCGTCGCCCTGCTGATCCTGGGCCTGGCCCTGCACCCGCCGGCCGACCTGGTCCGCGAGCTCGTCCAGTACCACGACCGCGGCGGACTCGACCTCCGTACGATCTGGCTCTCCGCGGCCGTCGCCGCCGGCGCGGCCCTCCTCGCGGGAATTGCGCTTGTCATCCCCCGCAAGGGCCTGTCACCCTTCTGGGGACGGCTGCTCGACCTCACCGAGGCGGCAGTACTGCTCAGTCTTGTCCCGCTGGCCCTCGCCGTGCTGGACGTGTACGCCAGGGCCCGCTCCCTCACCAGCTGA